Within the Coriobacteriia bacterium genome, the region CACGAGCGACTATGCGGCGGCAGAGCGCTTCCTGAACGAGGTGGACGCCGCGGCCGTTTACGTCAACGCTTCGACGCGCTTCACGGACGGTGGCATGTTTGGCCTGGGGGCCGAGATCGGCATCTCGACGCAGAAGCTACACGCACGCGGTCCCATGGGCGTCGAGGCGCTCGTGACGACGAAGTACCTGTGCCGCGGCGCCGGACAGGTGCGGCCGTAGATGGCCGACGACCGGTTTCGCGCGCTTGCACCGGGGGAGGGCGCCGTCATTGAGTGTCTGCGGGCGCGCGCTGCGGGGGGCCGCAAGCCCCAGCTCGGCATCGTCGGCGGAACGTTCGACCCGATCCACCTCGGGCACGTTGAGATGGGGCTGGCTGCCCGCGACGAGCTTGGTCTCGACGCGCTGCTGTTCATGCCCGCCGGCGTTCCGTCGTTCAAGCGCGACGCGCATCTTGCCTCCACGAAAGACCGCCTTGCCATGGTGCGCATCGCTACGGCGTGCCTGGCCGGCGCCGTTGGCGTGAGCGAGCGCGAGACGGCGCGCCCCGGCATCACGTACACGTCTGACACCCTTGTCGAGCTCGCGCAGCTCTGCCCTGAGGGCACGTGCCTGACATTCGTGCTAGGCGCCGACTCGCTCGAGACGTTGCCGTTGTGGCATGATGCGCCCGCTATCGCGCGGCTTGCCCGCATCGCCGTGGCGCGGCGGGCCGGCCATGACGTGACGTGCGCCCTTGCCGCGCTCGACGCGAGCGGCCTGGACTTCGACGTTGCCGTGCTCGAGCGCGTTCTACCCGATGTCTCTTCGACGCTCGTCCGCTCGCGCGTCAGGGAGGGCGGAGACGTCGCGGATCTCGTGGGCTCGCAAGTGGCGGCCTACATCGCCGATCATGGCCTCTATCGCTCTTCGCAGCGATGAACATGTGTGAGAAAGGACGTCCCATGGGCAAGAAGAAGAAAAAGAAGCAGGGCAAAAAGGCGGCTAAAAAGGCGTGCGAGACGCTGTTGGCAGGCACGGAAAAAAGCCCGACCGTCGCTTTCGAAGCGCCCGCTATGGGGCCGGACGGCCTTCCCACCGAGAAGGGTTATGCCTGGGCGGGCCCCGAGCCACTCATCGCGGACGCCGCGCTGCGCACGTACCTCAGCGTCCTTCGGACCGAGGTCGAGCGCCATCTCACGGGCCATCGCCTGCGCCACAGTCTGTCCGTTGCGCGCACGGCGGGTCGCCTCGCAGCCGCGCACGGCGTCGACCCGTTCCTGGCGACGGCGGCAGGCTTGCTGCACGACTGGGACAAGACAAAGCAGCTCACGACCGATGACCTGTGGGCGAAGGCCGAGCGCTACGGCCTGGTGGAGGGGGAGCGCGATCCCCGCATGGCGCCCATCCTGCACGGCTGGACGGCGGCGGCGAGTCTGCCCGAGACGTGGGACCTACCGGCCGAAGTGTTTCAGGCCATCTCTCGCCATACGATCGGCGCGACGGACATGAGTGATCTCGACATCGTCGTATACGTCGCGGACATGCTTGAGCCGCTGCGGGGAGACGACGCCGAGTACTGGGAGCTGCGTCGTCTCGCGCAGGGCGACCTGCGCGCGCTGTTCGCGGCCTGCGCGCGCCAGAGCTGCCTGTGGGTCATCGAGAGCGGCCGCTATCTCTACCCCGAGGCCATTCGCGTGTGGAATGCCTACGAGCCGTACCTTCCCGACGCCCTGCGGCGGGGTTGGTAGCGGCGTAGAGCCCTTATACTTGCCCTGACATGCCGCACTCGACGCGCCCGTACTTGGACGGTCGTGAGAGGACGGCACGCAACGTGGATAGGAAAGCGCGACGTTGCCGGAAGGTAGCCTGCGCTGAGAAAGGAATGTGTACGTGGAACCCCTTGAGCTTGTAAGCAATATCTGCCGCATCATTGACGAAAAGCAGGGCAGCGACGTCGTCGTGCAGGACCTGCGCGGCCTGTCTGACATCACGGAGTACTTCGTCATCGCTAGCGCGGCGAACAATCGCCTCGTCGACGCCATCGCCGACGAGATCGAGAACAGCCTGCGCCCGCTGGGCGAGCGCGCCTTCGCCATCGAGGGCCGCGAGGAGTGCACCTGGGTGCTCATGGACTTCGGCTCCGTGCTCGTCCACCTGTTCCAGCCCGAGGCGCGCGCGTTCTACCGCCTCGAGCGCCTGTGGGGCGACGCTCCGCGTGCCACGGTTGTCGACGGCGAGCTGGGCGCTTTCGAGGGCGAGGCCCCCAAGGCGCGCGTAGGCGTCGGCACGGACAGCGCCGGCACGAAGGTGCACGCCGACGACTAAAGACGTCCCACGTCAAAGAGCCGAGTGACGTGGCCTACGGCTTTTAATCAAGACGGGGGTGGATCCGAACGAGATTACTCGCCGGATTCACCCCCGTCATATTTTGTGCCTCAAACTGAGGGATGCCCTACTTTCCCATGATGTGTTTTGCGGCGATATAGCCCATGACGGCACCTTGGCCCAACGTTGCGCCGCCTGCCCAGTAGCCAGCTACGCCTGACGAGCAATTGCCCGTGGCATATAGGCCAGGTATCTCCTCGCCGTCGACGTTGAGAACCTGGGCGTTCTCATTGATGTGCAGGCCGCCACGCGTGCCGCCCATCATGCCGGGCACGTAGCGAACGCAGTAGAACGGCCCCTGTTCTACGGTGCCCAAAACGCTGGTCTGGGGTTCTGCAGCCGGGTCGAGCTGGAGCATGGCACCCATCATGGCAAGCGTGTTGGCTGAGACGACCTTCTCGCCGCGGTGCCAAACAGGATCCTTGCCCTGGGCCGCATTTTCATTGAATGCGGCCATTTCCTGCAGCAAGGCCTCCTTGTCGATGCCCATGCTATCTGCCAGTTCCTCGAGCGTGTCGAACGCGAAGACATAATCGGGCAGGTTGTCTGTTGTCGAGTAGCCTGGCATCAGATAGAGCGAAGCATACTGTGCGTCGGCAATCCAATAACCGGGGATGTTTACGTACTCCATTGTTCCGGTGTCATACGTTCCGAACGCGCGGTTCATGGTGTCATACATCGTGCTCTCGTCACAGAAGCGCCTGCCCTTGTGGTTGACGATCACGGAATGGGGCAGACCACGAGGCGCAAAGGCATCTGAACCGAGCTGGTTGGACTCAAAGACCGTTGGATCGAAGTCAGGCGTGGTGACAAAGTACGGACACCCAAACGTCGTGTCCATATAGGCGAGCTCGCCACCGATCTTTGCGCCCATGCGTTGCCCATCGCCCGTATTCGTGACCATGCCGTTGGACCGCATATAGGGGAAGGGCAGATACAGCTTCCGCATTTTTTCGCTGTACTCAAAGCCACCCGTGCCCAGAATTACGGCGCGCGCCTTGACGCGTGTCCCGTCTGACAGGATCACGCCTATGACGACGCCTGCATCGTCGGTTACCAGGTCGTTGACGGAGACGCCCATCACGAGCTCGACGTTATCGTGGGACTCCAGGTACTCCTGGTATGCCGGCCACTGCTTCGGCGCGGAGAGTTGATTGCCCTCCTTATCGAACGGATACCAGCTGCCGTGCCCAAACGCGTTGGGCAACGACGCCTCGTACAGCTCGTAATAGTCGCCAAATGCCTGGTTGATGTGTCCCCAGCGATCCCAGTCGAATGTATCGACAACGAAGTGGGCGAACTCGTTGCAGGTATCGACGAAGGAGGCCTGGACGTTTTCGTCCATGCGTCCGTCGCCAACGCCCCTCATGTACTCAAGCACGCTGTCACGTGTGTCGGAGATGCCTTCCGACTCGCCGTAGTCAAGCATCGCAAGCGCATAGCCGCCGCCAGAGACACCCGAGGTGCCGCCGAAGATGGAGTCGCTCTTCTCTACCACCAGGACGGATGTCGCGCCAAACTCTGCGCATGCGATGGCGGCGTGGACGGCCGTGCCCGTTCCGGCGACGATTACCTCAACTTCTTTGTCCCATGTCTCATCTTCTGTGGTTGCCTCGCTTGCCTGAGCAATTACGCCGCATGTTGATGCCGCGGTGGCCATGCTGACGAGCGCGGCTCCCTTGAGGGCGTCCCTTCTGGTGAGTGACGCATTGCTGCTGGGAGTTACCATGCGAATCCCCCTTCTCGCTCCGGATATACAGCGTGCTGCCGTGCCCCTTGCGCGGCATGTCCAGGCGAGAATAACGCGATGCCCGGTTATCGCGGTAATACGTATACTGTCGATGTAGCATAAGCTTTTCGATATGGCGTCCTTGGACAACGAGAGGCGTTCGGATGCCAAGGGGGAAGACATGAAGATCGAGCAGCTTAAGGACTACATCGTCGTTGCGAAGAGACGGAATATCACGCGATCCGCTGCTGAGCTGCATACGTCGCAGCCATCGTTGAGCATGCGCATTTCGTCGATCGAGAAGGAGATTGGCTGCCCGTTGTTCGAGCGCTCGAATAATGGTCTTGAGCTTAACGAGTCGGGTCGCGTGTTTCTTGACCATGCCCAGAGACTTGTCACCCTATACGAAGAAGGAGTACGGAAAGCGCGTCTCGCCCGGGGAGTGGAAACGGTCAGGATTGCTGTTGATCTTTCGACGGACCTTGCTCGGGCTCTGCCGAGTTCTGCTGAGATGCCTTTTAGGATAATAGAGCTCGACATTAACTCGCCTGCCGTTGACGCGGTTGCGTTGGGCCAGATCGACTTGGCCGTTGAATCGGACTATTCATGCATACCTGTCCTCTGCGACGAAGCGAGTAGATTGGGCATTACGTATCTTCCTGTGGGTCAAGGATCCAACTTCCTTGCAATGATGCGAAGTCATCCACTTGCCGAAAAAAGTGAACTCAGGCGTGCTGACCTCGACGGACAGACAGTTGTTGTCAACAGTGGAATGCACCTCGATCGATGGTCTAAAGCGATCCAGCATATTATTGGCCCAGAGATACGCTTGAAGTTTCGTCTTAACCAAGTCGGGAGTTATGGCGATGCCGCCCTTGCGGACTTTGGAGATGCCATCTATATCTGCGGTTCGAGCTCGTCTCGCCCCGTCCTCGAACGTAGGGAGGACGTGGTCGTTTTCGATGCACTCGATGGCAGGCCCATTATGTTTCCGACGGCGCTGGTGTGTCGTGCGGCCGATCTTGAGGATGACGGGGGAGCGGTGGGCCGCTTTGCGCGGGCGTTCGTGGACGGGACGGCTCGTGTTGGGAAGACGTCTTAGGCGTGAAGCCCCTTTCTCGTTACGCGTCGTCCTTGTGCTGGGGCGCCGTATTGGACACGCGTTCGCGAAAGCGCAGCTCGCTGCCGTACATGAGCGCCGCGTCCCCGAAGCGCTCGCGCAGGCTGTCCGTCGCGCGGGCCAGGGCGTCGCTGCGCTGTCGGGCGCCTTCCTGGGCCTCCACGTCGTCGAACAGGCTGGGCTGCACCGTGTCGTGTGCCTCGAACTGCGAGACTCCCACGCCCATGAGGCGTATGGGCATGCCGGGGGCCCACAGCCCGGGCAGCAGAGAGCGGGCACAGCTCGCGATGACGTGCTCATCGTCGGTCAGCCCCGTGACGCCGTGGCGGGCCGTGCGCGACTCGCCGACGCGGTAGGTCACCTTGAGCGTTACGACGTGGCCGCGCAGCCCCTTGCGGCGTAGCCTGCGGGCCACGACGGAGCTCAGGTAGCTGATGGCAGCGCTGATGTCGCCCTCGTCGGTGAGGTCTTCGGAAAACGTGCGTTCGTTGGAGACGGACTTCACGTCGTCGGGCGCCGCTCGCTCTGCGACGTGCGAGACCTCTCGTCCCGATGCGCGCACGACGAGGCGCGGGCCGAGCACGCCCAGGCGGGACTCGAGCTCGTGCGGGTCGGCGGCGGCGAGCTGGCCCAGCGTGTGGATGCCGAGCTTTGCGAGCGTTGCCTCCGTGCTCGGCCCGACGCCGCTCATGGCGCGCACGCTCATCGGTGCGAGAAACGCCGCCTCTGTGCCGGGGTAGACGACGGTGATGCCGTTGGGCTTGTTGCGCTCCGAGGCGATCTTGGCGCATGTCTTGTTCGTGGACAGCCCGACGGAGCACGTGACGCCCAGCTCGGCGACGCGCGAGCACACGCGGCGCACTATGTCCACGGGACCTTCTCCTGCGAAGCGTCCCGGCGTCACGTCAAAGAACGCCTCGTCGATGGAGACCTGCTCGACATAGGGGGTCTCGTCCCCCAATATAGCCATGACGCGGGCAGACATCTCTCGGTAGCGGTCGAAGTGGCCATTCGTCCAGATGGCGTCGGGGCACAGGCGGCGCGCCTGGGCGGAGGGCATGGCGGAGTGGACGCCGAACCGGCGCGCCTCGTAGGAGGCGGTCGACACGACGCCGCGCCGCTCAGCGTCACCGCCCACGATGACGGGCTTGCCTCGCCACTCGGGATGGTCGAGCTGTTCGACCGAGGCAAAGAACGCATCGAGGTCGAGCAGGCCCACGGCGGGCCCGACCCATTGGCCGCTCTCTATGTGATGCGTCTCATCCATACTGGCAGTATAGTACACGTGTTCGTGTTGTGGGCGCGAACCGCCGGATCTAGAACGTGACGGTGAACGTCGTGCCCTCTCCCTCGGCGCTCGCCACTGCTATGCGCGCTCCGTGGCTCTCCGCGATGCTCTTGGCGATGGCGAGGCCCAGCCCGTAGCCGCCGCCGGCCTGGTGCGTGCGCGCTGCGTCCGAGCGCCAGAAGCGGTCGAACACGTGGGGCAACTCTTCTTTGGGGATGGCAGGCCCCGTGTTGTGCACGCTGAGCACGGGCCTGCCCTTGTGGCTCGCGGCGAGCTTGACGTCGACGGTGCCCCCCATTCCCGCGTACTTCACGGCGTTGTCGATGAGCGTCTTGACGAGCCGCTCGAGCGATGCTTTGTCTCCGCGCACGACGAGCTTGGGCGCGACGCTCTCCTTTACCTCGACGCCAGCCTCGAACGCCACGGCGTCAAAGGCGAGCGAGGCTTGGGCCACGAGCGCTGACAGGTCGACGTCTGCCAGGTCGAGCTTTGCCCGAGCTCCGCTGTCCTCGTCGCGCGCGAGCGTCAGCATGTCCTCGATGAGACCGCGCATGCGCGTCGCCTCGGCGGATGTTCCCTCGACCCAGCGCATCTGCTGGCCCACGGTCTGCTCGGGATGTGCACGCAGGATGTCGTTGTTCGCGATGATGACGGTGAGCGGCGTCTTAAGCTCGTGTGATGCGTCTGCCACGAAGCGGCGCTGCTGCTCCCACGTGCGCTCGACGGGGCGTGTCGCGAAGCGGGCCAGCAGCGTGCTCGCCAGCAGCAGCACGGCGAGCACAACAAGGCAGACGCAACCCGTGAGCTCCGCAGTTGTCGTGATCTGCCTGTTAAACTGAGTCGCGTCCGTGAAGGCGAGCATCGTGTCGCCCAGCTCGGTCTTGCGCATGTAAAACACGCCGAAGTCCTTGAGCTGGCCCTCGTCGTCCTCCGCCGTGAGCGCCTGCGCTATGGCGGCGTCGCGGATGTTCTCGTTCATCGTGACAAGGTCCTCGTTGGAGTCGATGATGTCGCCGGACGAGGAGTCCACGAGGAAGACGGCGGTGATGGGCAGCGTCGTGCCTGAGCTGTCGACGATCTCCTGCGTCGCCGAGCCGGAGCGCGCGTAGGGGTGGCGGCTGCCGACGCTCAGCACGAGCACGTCCTCGGGGCCGTTCGTCGTGGCGCGCTTCAGGGCCGTGTGGATGTCCTGGTACTCCGTGTGCCACACGAAGGCGAGCACAACGAGGAACGCAACGATGGTCACGAGGCCGACGAGCGACATCGTGATAAGGACGATCTTGCGACGCAGCCGCTTCAACATGGGCGTGCCCCCTGCGCTTCTCGGCGAGCCTCTCCGGGCGCGCCTGCCGTGGTATGCCGCCGTGTGCGCCTGCCTGGCACCTTATGCGAAGTCGGGAGCCTGCGCATCGGGCGTGTCGAGCCGGTAGCCTAGCATGCGGATGGTGCGGATGGAGACCGTCGAGCCGAGAAGCGACAGCTTCTTGCGCAGGAAGGAGATGTAGGCCTCCACGTTGTTGGCGCCGGCGTCACCCTGCGTGCCCCAGACGCGGGTGAGCAGCGTCGACTTCGCCAGCGTCGTCTGCGGGTTGCTCATGAGGAGCTTCATGACCTCGCTCTCGCGCCACGACAGGTGCACGCTGTTCGACCCGCACGACAGGTTCATGTCGGACAGGTCGAGCGTCAGGTCGCCGAAGCTCAGCGTGTTCAGCACGACGTCGCCCGTCCGCCGAGACAGCGCGCGTAGGCGGGCGAGAAGCTCCTCGGGGTTGAACGGCTTTGTCATGTAGTCGTCGGCGCCACAGTCCAGGCCGTCGACCTTGTCCTTGACCTCGCTGCGCGCCGTCAGCATGAGGATGGGCGTCGAGACGCTCTGCGCGCGCAGCTTGCGAGCGACCTCGAATCCGTCCATCTCGGGCAGCATGACGTCGAGCACGATGACGTCGTACATGCCCGTCTTGCCGTAGTCAAAGCCCTGACGCCCGTCGTTTACGACGTCGACGCCCCAGTGCTGTTCGCGCATGATGTGCGCGAGGGCTTCGGCCAGGTTGTTCTCGTCTTCGACAACTAGTACGTTCATGACGGTCCCTTCTCTCGCGCGTCGCGCCACTTGGGGTCGGCCTGGGCACTACGATCCATGCGCGGTATGCTACGAGGTCGCTCTGAAGTCGTCCTGAAAGTGAAGCGCGACGTCCCGATTCTCCCGGGCTCTCCACAACACGGCGCCCTGTCGGGAGCGATTCCACGTAATTCGTGAGCATGAAATCATCACGCTGTACGGTCGCGTAATGAGGTATCATGCTTTCTCGCTGTATATCGTCCCACGGGCTTCGGCCCGACGTGTACCAAGGAGCTTTCATTGTCTGTCAAGATTCGCCTCGCGCGCCACGGTTCCAAGAAGAACCCCTACTACCGCATCGTCGTTGCTGACGGCCGCGTCCAGCGCGACGGCCGTGCGATCGAGGAGGTCGGCCGCTACAACCCCATGGTCGAGCCCTCGATGGTGAAGATGGATCTCGAGAAGATCGACGCCTGGATCGCCAAGGGCGCCCAGCCCACCGATACGGTCGCTCGCCTCATCAAGGAGTTCCGCGAGCCGAAGCCTGCGGTCGAGAAGCCCAAGAAGATGAGCAAGAAGGCTGCCGCCAAGGCCGCTGCCGCCGCTGCTGAGGCTGCCGAGTAACCATGGCTGACGCAGAGGTTCTCGACGAGGACGTCGACGTCGACGCCGACGACGGTGAGCAGGAGCTTCCCAGCGATCGTGTCGCCGATCTGGTCGAGTATCTCGTCGTCTCTCTTGCCAGTGATCCCGACGCCATCTCCATCGAGGTGACGGATGGTCCCGAGTCCTCGCTCATCGAGGTGCACGTTGCCTCTGATGACGTGGGACGCGTTATCGGGCGCCATGGGCGTGTCATCAAGGCCGTGCGCACGCTCGCACGTGCCTGTGGCGCACGTCAGAACATCTCCGTTGACGTGGAGGTTGTGGAGTAACTCATGCCTACGAATGCCGTGACGCCCTACATCAACGTCGCGCGCATCGTTCGGGCCCATGGTAAGAAGGGGGAGGTCGTCGTAGCTCCGCTCGACGGCCTCCCTTTCTGTCTTGAGCCCGGTATGCGCGTCTGCCTGACGCCGCCCGATCTCGAGGGCGAGCGCTTCCGTACCGTCTTGAGCGTCAACGACCGCGGACCGGCGGACCTCATCGCGTTCTCCGGCGTGGCATCGATATCCGACGCGGAGGCCCTCGTCGGCAAGCTCGTGCTCGCTTCTCGTGCCGACGTGCCCGACGTCGTGCGCGAGCAGTCCGTGCTATCGTGCGTCGGACGCTCTCTCGTCGACACGCGCCATGGCGACATCGGCGTCGTCGAGGAGGTTATGCAGCTTCCCGCCAACGACGTCTGGCGCGTTGAGGGCCCGTTTGGCGAGCTCCTTGTTCCCGTCATCCCCGACGTCGTCGACGAGGACGCCATCCCTGCCCACGGGCCCATCGAGGTTCACCTGCTCGATGGTATCGTCCCTGACGAGGCGCAGCGGTGAGCGCTCCGCTGAGGCTCGAGGCGCTCACGGTGTTTCCCGAGATGTTCGAGCCCATCATGTCGACGTCCATCATGGGGCGTGCGCGCCGCGCGGGCCTCTTCGAGTTCGCGGCGCACGACCTGCGCGACTGGACGCACGATCGCCACCGCACCGTCGACGACGCACCGTTCGGCGGCGGCCAGGGCATGCTCATGAAGTGTGAGCCCATCTACGAGGCCCTTGACGAGCTGTGCCCGCCCGACGACCCGGCATGCGTCGTGTTCTTCACTCCGACGGGCGAGCCGTTCTCGCAGGCTATGGCTGCCGAGCTGTCGCAGGAGCGCCGACTTCTCTTCGTGTGTGGCCACTACGAGGGTATGGATGAGCGCGTGTATGCCCGGGCGACGCGCTGCGTCTCCCTGGGAGACTACGTGCTCACGGGCGGGGAACTCGCGGCGCTCGTTGTGTGCGACGCCGTCGTGCGTCTGCTGCCCGGAGCCCTTGGCGACGAGATGAGCGCGGCGGACGAGTCGTTCTCTGACGACGGCCTGCTCGAGTACGCGCAGTACACCCGTCCTGCCAACTTCCGGGGTATGGGCGTCCCCGACGTGCTGCTGTCGGGCAACCACGCGCTTATCGCGCTGTGGCGGCGCGCCGATGCCATCGTTCGCACGTGCGAGCGCCGCCCCGATCTCATCCCCAGCGCACGTCTCACGCAGCGCGAACGCGAGGTCGCCGATCTTGTCGCCGCTCGCATCGCTTCCGACGACGTTGCCGATCTCGTGCCGTTTGCGTTTGCCGAACTTCAGAGGAAGCCGAAGCGCCGCCGGTCTCCGCGGGGCAAGCTGGCCTACAATGGGAAGACTGATACGCCCACTGCCCAGGAGGCCCTGCCCCATGACTGATGAAGATATGACGCGCGCGTCGCGGCCCGGCGAGACGGCTGACGCTCCGGCGCCGCAGGCAAGCGCCGACGCTTCCGTAGCGCAGGCGGGGGAGAGCGGCCCAGAGGGACAGGGCGAGCCCCAGCGCAGGGGAGGCTTCTTGGCCGGCGTCGGCGAGTTCGTCATCGCGTTTGCCATCATGGCCTTGGCCATCTGGCTCATGCGCCTCTTCATCATCGAGCCGTTCACCATTCCCACGCGCTCCATGGTGCCGACGATCGTGCCGGACGACTCCGTCTATGCCGAAAAGATCTCCATCAAGGCCGCCGACTTTAACCCAACGCCGGGCCAGGTCTACACGTTCATCAACCCCGAAGACCCCTCCGAGACGCTCATCAAGCGTGTCATCGCCACGGAAGGCCAGGTCGTCGATCTGCGCGACGGTTATGTCTACGTCGACGGCGTCAAGCTCGACGAGCCTTACACCCACGGACAGAAGTCCGAGGCGATGCGTTCGACGGCCGGCGTCACCTATCCCTATACCGTGCCCGAGGACTGCTTCTGGGCCATGGGCGACAACCGTGGTAACTCGGGCGACTCGCGCGTGTTCGGCGCCGTGCCTGTCGACAACATCACGGGCCACGCCGTGTTCCGCTACTGGCCCATCGTGCGCTTCGGGGATCCGCAGACGATCGACCTCGGCTGGTTCTCGTTCGAGGCGCGCCCGCTCATCGTGAACCTCGGCCCGCTCGACTACACGTCGGCCGAGGACAACCCCCAGAAGTCCCTGGGCTCGGGCGACGCCTCGTAGCGCCTTGCCTTGCCCCATCGTCGTTTACTATCGTGCGCTGGCGTCCGTGCGTCTGCGCCGAAGCGAAAGGAAGTGCGTGCATGAACCCGGACGCCTTGACGTTCCAGGAGATCATCCTCGCCCTGCAGAACTACTGGGCGAGGCAGGGCTGCGTCGTGCTGCAGCCCTATGACAGCGAGGTGGGCGCCGGCACGTTCCACTGGGCGACGGCGCTGCGCTCGCTGGGTGACAAGCCGTGGCGCACGTGCTATGTCCAGCCGTGCCGCCGCCCGGCTGATGGCCGCTATGGCGAGAACCCTAACCGCCTGCAGCACTACTACCAGTTCCAGGTGCTCATGAAGCCGTCGCCCGACAACCCCCAGGAGCTGTACCTCGACTCTCTGCGTGCCATCGGCATCGAGCCGTCCGAGCACGACGTGCGCTTTGTCGAGGACGACTGGGAGAGCCCGACGCTCGGTGCCTGGGGCCTGGGCTGGGAGGTGTGGCTCAATGGCATGGAGGTGACGCAGTTCACCTACTTCCAGCAGGTGGGCGGCATCGAGGTCGGCCCTGTGCCCGTCGAGATCACGTACGGTCTCGAGCGCCTCGCCATGTACATCCAGGGCGTCGACTCTGTGTACGACCTGGTGTGGACGCGCACGCCCGACGGCGGCACGTTTACGTATGGCGACGTCTACCTCGAGAACGAACGCGAGTTCTCGACGTACAACTTCGAGCTCGCTAACGTGGACCTCATGCGCCGCAAGTTCGACGAGTACGAGGCTGAGTGCATGCACTGCCTCGAGGCAGGCCAGCCGCTCCCGGCCTACGACTGCGTCATGAAGTGCTCACACTCGTTCAACCTGCTCGACTCTCGCGGCGCTATCAGCGCCACGGAGCGTGCTGCCTACATCCTGCGCGTCCGCGCCATCGCCAAGGCATGCTGCGAGGCGTGGCAGGCTCACGAGGACGCTGTCGCCGCACAGAACAACGCCGGGGAGGTTGCCTAGCATGGCACAGACGAAGGAGCTCGTCTTCGAGATCGGTACGGAGGAGCTGCCCTCCGCGGCGCTCACGAAGATCCTCGAACACATGAAGGCGCTCGTCGAGGAGGGCTTGGGCGCTGCGCACCTGGGTTACGAGGCGGTCGAGTGCCTGGGCACGCCGCGTCGCGTCACGACGTTCGTGCACGGCCTCGAGCCGCAGACGAAGGCCGTCGAGCAGCACTTCCGCGGCCCGGCCGCCGCCCAGGCGTTTGACGCTGACGGCAACCCCACGAAGGCCGCCCAGGGCTTCGCGCGCGGCAAGGGCGCCGACGCCTCTCAGCTCGTCGTGCGCGAGCAGGACGGTCGCGATTACGTGTGGATCGACGTGTCGACGCCGGCCCGCCCGGCTGCCGACATTGTGCGCGAGGTGCTCGCCACGGCCGCCGGCAAGGTCAACGACAAGCTGACCGGCCTGCGCACTCAGCGCTGGGGCACGCACACCTGCCGCTTCTCGCGCCCCGTGCGCTGGCTCGTGTGCCTGCTCGACGCCGACGTTGTGCCCGTCGAGTTCTGCGACCTCGTTGCTGGACGCACAAGCCGCGGTCATCGCCTCATGAACCCGGGCGACATCGAGATCGCCTCCGCCCAGGATTACCTCTCCGCGATGGAGTCCGTGCACGTCATCGTCTCGGGGGAGCGTCGCGCCGAGATCATCCGCGCCGGCATCGCCGAGATCGCCGAGCGCGAGGGACTGCGCGCCGA harbors:
- a CDS encoding KH domain-containing protein, giving the protein MADAEVLDEDVDVDADDGEQELPSDRVADLVEYLVVSLASDPDAISIEVTDGPESSLIEVHVASDDVGRVIGRHGRVIKAVRTLARACGARQNISVDVEVVE
- a CDS encoding 16S rRNA processing protein RimM — protein: MPTNAVTPYINVARIVRAHGKKGEVVVAPLDGLPFCLEPGMRVCLTPPDLEGERFRTVLSVNDRGPADLIAFSGVASISDAEALVGKLVLASRADVPDVVREQSVLSCVGRSLVDTRHGDIGVVEEVMQLPANDVWRVEGPFGELLVPVIPDVVDEDAIPAHGPIEVHLLDGIVPDEAQR
- the glyQ gene encoding glycine--tRNA ligase subunit alpha, which produces MNPDALTFQEIILALQNYWARQGCVVLQPYDSEVGAGTFHWATALRSLGDKPWRTCYVQPCRRPADGRYGENPNRLQHYYQFQVLMKPSPDNPQELYLDSLRAIGIEPSEHDVRFVEDDWESPTLGAWGLGWEVWLNGMEVTQFTYFQQVGGIEVGPVPVEITYGLERLAMYIQGVDSVYDLVWTRTPDGGTFTYGDVYLENEREFSTYNFELANVDLMRRKFDEYEAECMHCLEAGQPLPAYDCVMKCSHSFNLLDSRGAISATERAAYILRVRAIAKACCEAWQAHEDAVAAQNNAGEVA
- the trmD gene encoding tRNA (guanosine(37)-N1)-methyltransferase TrmD produces the protein MRLEALTVFPEMFEPIMSTSIMGRARRAGLFEFAAHDLRDWTHDRHRTVDDAPFGGGQGMLMKCEPIYEALDELCPPDDPACVVFFTPTGEPFSQAMAAELSQERRLLFVCGHYEGMDERVYARATRCVSLGDYVLTGGELAALVVCDAVVRLLPGALGDEMSAADESFSDDGLLEYAQYTRPANFRGMGVPDVLLSGNHALIALWRRADAIVRTCERRPDLIPSARLTQREREVADLVAARIASDDVADLVPFAFAELQRKPKRRRSPRGKLAYNGKTDTPTAQEALPHD
- a CDS encoding response regulator transcription factor, translating into MNVLVVEDENNLAEALAHIMREQHWGVDVVNDGRQGFDYGKTGMYDVIVLDVMLPEMDGFEVARKLRAQSVSTPILMLTARSEVKDKVDGLDCGADDYMTKPFNPEELLARLRALSRRTGDVVLNTLSFGDLTLDLSDMNLSCGSNSVHLSWRESEVMKLLMSNPQTTLAKSTLLTRVWGTQGDAGANNVEAYISFLRKKLSLLGSTVSIRTIRMLGYRLDTPDAQAPDFA
- a CDS encoding HAMP domain-containing histidine kinase, with the translated sequence MLKRLRRKIVLITMSLVGLVTIVAFLVVLAFVWHTEYQDIHTALKRATTNGPEDVLVLSVGSRHPYARSGSATQEIVDSSGTTLPITAVFLVDSSSGDIIDSNEDLVTMNENIRDAAIAQALTAEDDEGQLKDFGVFYMRKTELGDTMLAFTDATQFNRQITTTAELTGCVCLVVLAVLLLASTLLARFATRPVERTWEQQRRFVADASHELKTPLTVIIANNDILRAHPEQTVGQQMRWVEGTSAEATRMRGLIEDMLTLARDEDSGARAKLDLADVDLSALVAQASLAFDAVAFEAGVEVKESVAPKLVVRGDKASLERLVKTLIDNAVKYAGMGGTVDVKLAASHKGRPVLSVHNTGPAIPKEELPHVFDRFWRSDAARTHQAGGGYGLGLAIAKSIAESHGARIAVASAEGEGTTFTVTF
- the rpsP gene encoding 30S ribosomal protein S16, with the translated sequence MSVKIRLARHGSKKNPYYRIVVADGRVQRDGRAIEEVGRYNPMVEPSMVKMDLEKIDAWIAKGAQPTDTVARLIKEFREPKPAVEKPKKMSKKAAAKAAAAAAEAAE
- the lepB gene encoding signal peptidase I; protein product: MTRASRPGETADAPAPQASADASVAQAGESGPEGQGEPQRRGGFLAGVGEFVIAFAIMALAIWLMRLFIIEPFTIPTRSMVPTIVPDDSVYAEKISIKAADFNPTPGQVYTFINPEDPSETLIKRVIATEGQVVDLRDGYVYVDGVKLDEPYTHGQKSEAMRSTAGVTYPYTVPEDCFWAMGDNRGNSGDSRVFGAVPVDNITGHAVFRYWPIVRFGDPQTIDLGWFSFEARPLIVNLGPLDYTSAEDNPQKSLGSGDAS